A stretch of Bradyrhizobium sp. AZCC 2262 DNA encodes these proteins:
- a CDS encoding replication initiator protein A produces the protein MRRKFRSERDQLELFRALPGDLAPRDAQDLMAYPFFSLAKTKRVVPIDFRAGVISIRVEAVPEHGMATIWDADVLIWAASQIVEARDAGLKTSRLMAATPYEILTFVGRGTSARDYDRLKAGLDRLQSTTVLTSIRQPAERRRRRFSWINEWKETADASGRPFGIELILPDWFYAGVIDDALVLTIDRAYFDLTGGLERWLYRLVRKHGGRQEGGWSFDLVHLHAKSGSLSPLKHFAYDVRQIVQRQTLPGYQLVLTRDTNGAERLNFVQAPVDPFTARLRRRGLIPNSGDSL, from the coding sequence ATGCGGCGAAAATTTCGGTCCGAACGCGATCAACTCGAACTGTTCCGGGCGCTGCCCGGCGATCTCGCGCCTCGCGATGCGCAGGATCTGATGGCGTATCCGTTCTTTTCGCTCGCAAAGACGAAGCGAGTCGTTCCGATCGACTTCCGCGCTGGTGTGATCTCCATTCGTGTCGAGGCCGTGCCGGAACACGGAATGGCGACCATCTGGGATGCAGATGTCCTGATCTGGGCCGCGTCGCAGATCGTCGAAGCGCGGGACGCGGGCCTGAAAACGTCGCGCTTGATGGCTGCAACGCCGTACGAAATTCTGACGTTCGTCGGCCGCGGCACCAGCGCACGCGACTACGATCGGCTCAAGGCGGGTCTTGACAGGTTGCAGTCAACGACGGTGCTGACTTCAATCCGTCAGCCTGCAGAACGGCGGCGGCGCCGGTTCTCCTGGATCAACGAATGGAAGGAGACCGCTGACGCAAGCGGACGCCCGTTCGGTATCGAACTGATCTTGCCCGATTGGTTCTATGCCGGTGTGATCGATGACGCGCTCGTGCTCACCATTGATCGCGCGTATTTCGATCTCACGGGTGGTCTCGAGCGCTGGCTTTACCGGCTCGTGCGCAAGCACGGCGGCCGCCAGGAGGGCGGCTGGAGCTTTGACCTTGTTCACCTCCACGCCAAGTCCGGCAGCCTCTCGCCACTCAAGCATTTTGCGTATGACGTGCGCCAGATCGTCCAGCGGCAGACATTGCCCGGCTACCAGCTGGTGCTCACGCGTGACACAAATGGCGCCGAGCGCCTGAACTTCGTACAGGCGCCCGTTGATCCGTTCACCGCGAGACTTCGGCGCCGCGGGCTTATTCCTAACTCGGGGGACAGCCTGTGA
- a CDS encoding helix-turn-helix transcriptional regulator: protein MSDPNTGLPPRYLRTPEAARFLGLSGRTLEKHRTYGTGPTYRKIGGRVVYAPDDLKAWADLGAKTSTSDPGKGTVLPAKKHPNLRPYAGQERR, encoded by the coding sequence ATGTCCGATCCGAACACCGGCCTTCCGCCGCGATACCTGCGCACGCCGGAAGCTGCGCGATTTCTCGGCCTTTCCGGCCGGACGCTGGAAAAGCATCGTACCTACGGCACCGGGCCGACTTACCGGAAGATCGGTGGGCGCGTCGTCTACGCGCCGGACGATCTGAAAGCTTGGGCTGATCTCGGCGCCAAGACATCGACGTCGGATCCCGGCAAGGGGACCGTACTGCCGGCCAAGAAGCATCCGAACCTGCGCCCCTATGCAGGCCAAGAACGCCGCTGA
- a CDS encoding DUF2285 domain-containing protein, which produces MEHRVWLTEPPAIGATYATELPFDGDFDARAYAARRLWRAVNGRTPGPAFHELSRPRRERLSVAIRALDARATGSTYRAIAEGLFGKKRIPDHAWKTHDLRNRTIRLVQSGLALMRGGYRELLRPKRKVK; this is translated from the coding sequence GTGGAGCATCGCGTCTGGCTTACAGAACCACCCGCTATCGGTGCAACCTATGCAACGGAATTGCCGTTTGACGGCGATTTCGATGCGCGTGCGTACGCCGCCCGGCGGCTATGGCGCGCAGTGAATGGGCGCACGCCAGGGCCTGCCTTTCATGAGCTATCCAGACCGCGGCGCGAACGGCTAAGCGTCGCCATTCGCGCGCTCGATGCTCGGGCCACCGGCAGCACTTATCGCGCGATCGCCGAAGGGCTCTTCGGCAAGAAGCGCATTCCGGATCACGCCTGGAAAACGCACGATCTCCGCAATCGAACCATTCGCCTCGTGCAAAGCGGCCTCGCGTTGATGCGCGGCGGCTACCGGGAATTGCTGCGTCCGAAGCGTAAGGTCAAATAA
- a CDS encoding transcriptional regulator domain-containing protein — translation MPAFDWRSPESYKSLQEADITDIAWECLRRNADYQRDYQAMIASSPDGQVTPEFRRRWGICFRS, via the coding sequence ATGCCTGCATTCGATTGGCGGTCGCCGGAGTCTTACAAGAGCCTACAAGAAGCTGACATCACCGACATTGCCTGGGAATGTCTTCGTCGCAATGCTGACTATCAACGCGACTACCAGGCGATGATCGCCAGCAGTCCGGACGGACAAGTAACGCCGGAATTCAGGAGGAGGTGGGGTATCTGCTTTCGCTCATGA
- a CDS encoding helix-turn-helix domain-containing protein, whose protein sequence is MDLKEIMAVNLRRKRHDLQMTQEELAERAGLSTRYVGAIERGDVSASVTVLGQIAEALGAEPGDLLKRTGRGSKS, encoded by the coding sequence ATGGATCTCAAGGAGATCATGGCCGTGAATCTGCGTCGGAAACGCCACGATCTACAAATGACGCAAGAGGAGTTGGCTGAGCGCGCGGGTTTAAGCACGCGTTACGTCGGCGCCATCGAGCGCGGCGACGTCTCGGCGAGTGTCACAGTGCTCGGACAGATTGCCGAGGCTTTGGGCGCGGAGCCGGGAGACTTGCTCAAGCGAACTGGGCGGGGGAGCAAATCGTAG
- a CDS encoding DUF736 domain-containing protein, whose amino-acid sequence MANIGSFKKSGQEFQGEIVTLSLQTKGVRIVPETDRTNENAPSHRVYVGRAEIGAAWSKRSNEGRDYLSVKLDDPSFNAPIYANLFDDEDAETFTLIWSRSRKPNGD is encoded by the coding sequence ATGGCTAACATCGGTTCATTCAAGAAGTCCGGCCAGGAATTCCAAGGCGAGATCGTCACCCTGAGCCTCCAGACCAAGGGCGTCCGCATCGTCCCCGAGACTGACAGGACCAACGAGAACGCTCCGAGCCACCGGGTCTACGTCGGCCGCGCAGAGATCGGGGCCGCTTGGTCGAAGCGCTCCAACGAGGGCCGCGATTACCTCTCGGTCAAGCTCGACGATCCGAGCTTCAACGCCCCGATCTACGCCAACCTCTTCGACGACGAAGACGCCGAGACCTTCACCCTTATCTGGTCCCGCAGCCGCAAGCCCAACGGTGACTGA
- a CDS encoding ester cyclase — translation MSRQDENKAIVGRWFTNFWGETCDLGIVDELAAPDMLLQYSLHEPRRGREDIKAFMTDFRRAFPDLNFWGAADLIAEGDYVVGRWEGGGTHTGPAFSDFLVGSLPANTGRKMRFTGTTVLKLKDGKITEEIGLDDGVTALQQLGLIKLAA, via the coding sequence ATGTCGAGGCAAGATGAAAACAAAGCCATCGTCGGCCGCTGGTTCACCAACTTCTGGGGTGAGACGTGCGATCTCGGAATCGTCGATGAACTCGCCGCGCCGGATATGCTGCTTCAGTATTCGCTGCATGAACCGCGTCGAGGACGCGAGGACATCAAGGCTTTCATGACGGATTTCCGTCGGGCCTTTCCCGATCTCAACTTCTGGGGCGCAGCCGATCTCATCGCGGAGGGCGATTATGTGGTCGGCCGTTGGGAAGGTGGCGGGACGCACACTGGTCCCGCATTCAGCGATTTCCTGGTCGGCTCCTTGCCTGCGAACACCGGTCGAAAAATGCGATTTACCGGTACGACTGTTCTGAAGCTCAAAGACGGCAAGATCACTGAGGAGATCGGGCTCGACGACGGCGTCACCGCGCTGCAGCAGCTAGGGTTGATCAAGCTTGCCGCTTAG
- a CDS encoding DUF2493 domain-containing protein has protein sequence MIEHNETDIETPYAKSPTDHVLTELQLHGYRPFQGEPDPRPLPEGRVVAAAVADIFDALIASLSDTRLEPDLEDLLWSTVNLFHRANERIERELDDNEQAQKRSQRDQDGSEIRSVELERLTAEGMTLIERRNSMEYFRDQAAERFAQHVGSHWHPRGGSMVNHRTLTSAVIDSRDFLAAKRRAETEVLLPAGPKIAFTGGLDCNDHHLIWDKLDQVHAKHPDMVLLHGGSPKGAERIAACWADSRKVPQIAFKPDWTKHAKAAPFKRNDQMLDVLPIGVIVFPGTGIQENLADKARKLGIPVWKFGKGGA, from the coding sequence ATGATCGAACACAACGAGACCGACATCGAAACGCCGTACGCTAAATCCCCGACCGATCACGTCCTCACCGAGCTTCAACTTCACGGCTACCGGCCCTTCCAGGGCGAACCTGACCCGAGGCCGCTACCCGAAGGCCGTGTCGTCGCTGCGGCCGTCGCCGACATCTTTGACGCTCTCATCGCGAGCTTGAGCGACACTCGCCTCGAACCCGACCTCGAGGACCTGCTCTGGTCGACCGTCAATCTCTTCCACCGCGCTAACGAGCGCATCGAGCGCGAGCTCGACGACAACGAACAGGCGCAGAAGCGCAGCCAACGCGACCAGGATGGCTCCGAAATCCGTTCGGTCGAGCTAGAGCGTCTCACTGCCGAGGGCATGACGCTGATCGAGCGGCGCAACAGCATGGAATATTTTCGCGACCAGGCAGCCGAACGCTTTGCACAGCACGTTGGATCGCACTGGCATCCACGCGGCGGTTCGATGGTGAACCACCGTACCTTGACCTCGGCTGTCATCGACAGTCGCGACTTCCTTGCCGCCAAGCGCCGGGCCGAAACTGAAGTGCTGCTGCCTGCCGGGCCGAAGATCGCCTTCACCGGCGGCCTGGACTGCAACGATCATCACCTGATCTGGGACAAGCTCGATCAGGTTCATGCCAAGCATCCGGACATGGTTCTCTTGCACGGCGGTTCACCGAAGGGCGCCGAGCGTATCGCGGCCTGCTGGGCCGACAGCCGCAAAGTTCCACAGATCGCCTTCAAACCCGATTGGACCAAACATGCCAAGGCAGCGCCGTTCAAGCGCAACGATCAGATGCTGGACGTACTGCCGATCGGCGTCATCGTCTTTCCCGGCACCGGCATTCAGGAGAACTTGGCCGACAAGGCACGGAAGCTTGGCATTCCCGTTTGGAAATTCGGCAAGGGTGGCGCGTAA
- a CDS encoding DUF7146 domain-containing protein, with protein sequence MPRDAAELANRLAREAEAVCRHYLSNGRRVGNYWQVGDVRNTAGRSMFVRLKGRDIGGRPAGKWTDAATGEHGDLLDVIRESCGLVCFRDVIEEARRFLSLTRTEPRSDHRPLMSRAPTGSSESSRRLFAMSDRIAGTVVETYLRQRGITELQGIGSLRFHPRCYYRPEADAPTEIWPAMIAAVTDLQGHITGAHRTWLDPSGRDKAPVDTPRRAMGHLLGHAVRFNPASDVMAAGEGIETMLSLRCVMPTMPMVAALSAAHLAAILFPATLGRLYIVRDDDRAGDGAVAELFDRAQSAGIEAMVLSPLCGDFNEDLRSFDINALRAALRIQLAREDVARFLIAEVSTGIGCEALTPL encoded by the coding sequence ATGCCGCGCGATGCAGCAGAGCTGGCAAATCGCCTCGCGCGGGAGGCCGAGGCGGTGTGCCGTCACTATCTCTCCAACGGCCGTCGCGTCGGCAATTACTGGCAGGTCGGCGATGTCAGGAACACGGCGGGTCGTTCGATGTTCGTCCGCCTGAAAGGCCGGGATATCGGTGGCCGCCCGGCGGGCAAATGGACAGATGCGGCAACCGGCGAACACGGCGACCTGCTCGACGTTATCAGGGAAAGTTGCGGTCTGGTCTGCTTCCGCGATGTCATTGAGGAGGCACGCCGTTTCCTCAGCCTGACGCGAACCGAACCCCGGTCGGACCATCGGCCGCTTATGTCACGAGCGCCGACCGGTTCGTCGGAATCGTCACGGCGGCTCTTTGCCATGTCAGACCGGATCGCCGGCACGGTCGTGGAAACCTATCTGCGTCAACGTGGCATCACCGAGTTGCAAGGCATTGGCAGTCTCCGGTTCCATCCACGCTGCTACTATCGTCCAGAGGCAGACGCTCCAACGGAAATCTGGCCGGCCATGATTGCGGCTGTCACCGATCTTCAGGGGCACATCACCGGCGCGCACCGCACCTGGCTCGACCCGTCCGGGCGCGACAAGGCGCCTGTCGATACGCCACGCCGCGCGATGGGTCATCTTCTCGGGCACGCGGTCCGTTTTAATCCGGCAAGCGATGTCATGGCTGCCGGCGAGGGCATCGAGACCATGCTGTCGCTCCGCTGCGTCATGCCCACCATGCCGATGGTCGCAGCACTATCGGCCGCGCATCTCGCAGCCATTCTGTTTCCGGCAACGCTGGGTCGACTCTACATCGTTCGTGACGACGATCGGGCGGGCGATGGCGCGGTGGCAGAACTATTCGACAGAGCGCAGTCGGCCGGAATCGAGGCGATGGTGCTGTCACCGCTGTGTGGCGACTTCAACGAGGATTTGCGGAGTTTCGACATTAACGCACTGCGTGCGGCATTGCGCATTCAACTTGCCCGTGAGGACGTGGCCCGATTCCTGATTGCCGAGGTTTCGACCGGAATAGGGTGCGAAGCTCTTACTCCGCTCTGA
- a CDS encoding strawberry notch-like NTP hydrolase domain-containing protein — MKIIPASVAAVAAPLPVTPTSLNKAGAIASAARQLLLHLERGQCVDAPILRTAMENAFGASDAGGGWNWKTAYDACEAAAVLFLRKFGPAMRARADSPAAMLPMLAKIAGLLPTHTRRSEESEALQQFSTPIALGFAASIAAAIMPADVVLEPSAGTGLLAVLAELSGASLVLNEFAETRAGLLSLLFPGIAVTRFDAAHIDDHLDTAITPSVVLMNPPFSAVANVDRRIADTALWHIASALARLPEGGRLVAITGASCSPDNPVWRDAFIRLQERGRVVFSAAIAGGVFAKHGTTIETRLTVIDRSPADDATTFLSLLGVAPDVATLLGWVTEYVPARLPIAMAVAASSIARPGIPKTVRAYTMRPSSIAAPTADPAGAELAYETVAWIPAEGGRITEALYEEYALQSIRIPGSQPHPTKLVQSAAMASVAPPVPSYRPHLPTHVIINGLLSDAQLESVIYAGEAHSQFRAGSWTVDETYDLVCAARDDADNAVQFRRGWFLGDGTGAGKGRQVAGILLDNWLKGRRRAVWISKSDKLIEDAQRDWSALGMERLLVTPLSRFRQGSPIRLEQGVLFTTYATLRSDTRDEKVSRVKQIVEWLGADFDGVIIFDESHAMQNAAGGKGERGDQAASQQGRAGLRLQHALPNARIVYVSATGATTVHNLAYAQRLGLWGGEDFPFATRSEFVEAIEAGGVAAMEVLARDLKALGLYAARSLSYEGIEYELIEHQLTGEQIRIYDSYAGAFTIIHNNLAAAMQAANITGATGTLNAQAKSAARSAFESAKQRFFNHLITAMKTPSLIASVERDLSDGHAAVIQIVSTGEALMERRLAEIPTEEWGDVQVDITPREYVLDYLAHSFPTQLYEPFTDSEGNLSSRPAFRDGQPVQCRDAVARRDLLIEKLASLTPVHGALDQIVQRFRTDTVAEVTGRSRRIIRMTGSDGVDRLVVENRAGSANLGETQAFMDDVKRILVFSDAGGTGRSYHAELSAKNRRLRTHYLLEAGWKADAAIQGLGRTNRTNQAQPPLFRPIATNVKAEKRFLSTIARRLDTLGAITKGQRQTGGQGLFRPEDNLESHYARDALRQLYLLLVTGKVRDCALQTFEDATGLKLTDDNGIKDELPPITTFLNRLLALTIDLQNILFTAFEQLLTARIEGAIASGTYDVGLETLTAESFVVAGRRTIYTHPGTSAETRLLTITQRERNRPVTLDEALKRLSDPRGVLLINSQSGRAAVQVPARSLMLDDGEVERRVRLIRPMEHPNIPLAMMPQTHWREVDRATFARAWEAEVAEVPEFTDSEIHIVAGLLLPIWKRLPNESTRVYRLQTDAGERIIGRKVSPAWVASALETGTSNLSPDAAFTALIDGKTVLDLAEGLQVRRVRVMGANRIELTGFTDTMRDRLRAYGVFGEIISWKLRFFVPVDATGPAILAKVLERYPIARIADRAVA, encoded by the coding sequence ATGAAGATCATTCCCGCTTCAGTGGCCGCCGTTGCGGCGCCGCTTCCCGTTACGCCCACTTCTCTGAACAAGGCCGGCGCGATCGCCAGCGCTGCGCGACAACTCCTTCTCCATCTAGAGCGCGGTCAGTGCGTCGATGCGCCGATCTTACGCACAGCGATGGAAAACGCCTTTGGCGCCTCCGACGCCGGTGGGGGATGGAACTGGAAGACGGCCTATGACGCCTGTGAGGCAGCCGCCGTCCTGTTCCTTCGCAAGTTTGGCCCGGCCATGCGCGCGCGTGCCGATTCACCTGCCGCGATGCTGCCCATGCTGGCAAAGATCGCCGGCCTTCTTCCTACCCACACCCGCCGTTCGGAAGAGAGCGAGGCGCTTCAGCAGTTTAGCACGCCCATCGCGCTTGGTTTCGCGGCGAGCATCGCGGCCGCGATCATGCCGGCGGATGTTGTGCTGGAGCCTTCGGCTGGCACGGGCTTGCTCGCCGTCCTGGCCGAGCTGTCTGGTGCTTCGCTCGTTCTCAACGAGTTCGCCGAAACCCGCGCTGGACTTCTTTCACTTCTCTTTCCCGGCATCGCCGTCACGCGCTTCGACGCCGCGCATATCGACGATCATCTCGACACCGCCATCACGCCGAGCGTCGTTCTGATGAACCCGCCATTCTCGGCCGTTGCCAACGTCGATCGCCGCATCGCCGACACTGCCTTGTGGCATATCGCGTCGGCCTTGGCGCGGCTCCCCGAAGGCGGCCGGCTGGTCGCAATCACCGGGGCGAGTTGTTCCCCGGACAATCCGGTTTGGCGCGATGCCTTCATCCGGTTGCAGGAACGCGGCCGCGTCGTCTTCAGCGCAGCCATTGCTGGTGGGGTCTTCGCTAAGCACGGCACCACCATTGAGACGCGACTGACCGTGATCGACCGGTCGCCGGCGGACGATGCGACGACATTCCTGTCGCTTCTTGGCGTGGCGCCGGACGTTGCCACGCTGCTGGGATGGGTCACGGAGTACGTTCCGGCACGACTGCCGATCGCGATGGCGGTCGCCGCTTCGTCAATCGCTCGTCCGGGCATTCCCAAAACCGTCCGCGCCTATACGATGCGACCGTCCAGCATCGCGGCTCCCACAGCGGATCCGGCAGGGGCTGAACTTGCCTACGAGACCGTTGCTTGGATACCGGCCGAAGGTGGTCGGATCACCGAGGCGCTCTACGAAGAATATGCACTTCAATCGATCCGTATTCCCGGCTCTCAGCCACATCCCACCAAGCTGGTCCAATCAGCCGCCATGGCGTCGGTGGCGCCGCCGGTCCCGTCCTATCGGCCGCACCTTCCGACTCATGTCATCATCAACGGTTTGCTGTCCGACGCGCAGCTTGAGTCCGTCATTTATGCGGGTGAGGCCCACTCTCAGTTCCGGGCGGGATCGTGGACGGTCGACGAGACTTATGACCTCGTCTGCGCGGCGCGCGACGATGCGGACAATGCCGTGCAATTCCGGCGTGGCTGGTTTTTGGGAGACGGTACCGGCGCGGGAAAGGGCCGCCAGGTCGCCGGCATCCTGCTCGACAACTGGCTGAAGGGCCGCCGCCGCGCGGTCTGGATCAGCAAGTCCGATAAGCTGATCGAGGACGCCCAGCGTGACTGGTCGGCGCTCGGCATGGAACGCCTGCTGGTCACGCCGTTGTCGCGCTTCCGCCAGGGCTCGCCGATCCGTCTGGAGCAGGGCGTCCTTTTCACCACCTACGCCACGCTGCGATCCGACACGCGCGACGAGAAGGTGTCGCGGGTCAAACAGATCGTGGAATGGTTGGGCGCCGACTTCGACGGTGTCATCATCTTCGACGAGTCTCACGCGATGCAGAATGCCGCAGGCGGCAAGGGTGAACGCGGCGACCAGGCCGCGTCGCAGCAAGGCCGTGCAGGGCTTCGGCTTCAGCATGCGCTGCCGAACGCGCGCATCGTGTATGTCTCGGCGACCGGCGCCACCACGGTTCATAACCTCGCTTATGCTCAGCGCCTCGGGCTGTGGGGCGGCGAGGACTTTCCATTCGCGACGCGTAGCGAGTTCGTCGAGGCCATCGAGGCGGGCGGCGTCGCGGCGATGGAGGTGCTGGCGCGCGACCTCAAGGCGCTCGGTCTCTATGCGGCGCGTTCGCTGTCCTACGAAGGCATCGAGTATGAGCTGATCGAGCACCAGCTAACTGGTGAGCAAATCCGCATCTATGACAGCTATGCCGGCGCTTTTACGATCATTCATAACAATCTCGCCGCAGCCATGCAGGCTGCGAACATCACCGGCGCGACCGGCACGCTGAACGCGCAGGCCAAGTCCGCCGCCAGATCAGCGTTCGAATCGGCGAAACAGCGCTTCTTCAATCATCTCATCACGGCGATGAAGACGCCGTCGCTGATCGCATCAGTCGAGCGAGACCTGAGCGACGGCCATGCCGCAGTGATCCAGATCGTCTCGACTGGCGAGGCATTGATGGAACGCCGGCTTGCCGAAATCCCGACCGAGGAATGGGGCGACGTCCAGGTCGACATTACCCCGCGCGAATATGTGCTGGATTATCTGGCGCACAGCTTTCCGACCCAACTCTACGAACCCTTTACCGATAGCGAGGGTAACCTGTCGTCGCGACCAGCCTTCCGAGATGGCCAGCCAGTGCAATGCCGGGACGCCGTCGCGCGTCGTGACCTCTTGATCGAGAAGTTGGCGTCATTAACGCCGGTTCATGGTGCGCTCGACCAAATCGTGCAGCGCTTCCGCACCGACACGGTGGCGGAAGTCACAGGGCGCTCGCGGCGCATCATTCGCATGACCGGATCTGATGGCGTCGACCGCCTCGTCGTCGAGAACCGCGCCGGCTCCGCCAACCTCGGCGAGACCCAGGCATTCATGGATGATGTCAAGCGCATCCTCGTCTTCTCCGACGCCGGCGGTACCGGGCGTTCCTATCACGCGGAGCTATCTGCGAAGAACCGGCGCTTGCGCACACATTATCTGTTGGAGGCCGGATGGAAGGCCGACGCCGCTATCCAGGGATTGGGCCGGACCAACCGCACCAACCAGGCGCAGCCGCCGCTGTTCCGCCCCATCGCCACGAATGTGAAGGCCGAGAAACGCTTCCTCTCGACCATCGCACGGCGTCTCGACACGTTGGGCGCCATCACCAAGGGACAGCGTCAGACCGGCGGGCAAGGCCTGTTCCGCCCCGAAGACAATCTCGAAAGTCACTACGCGCGCGACGCCCTGCGCCAGCTCTATCTGCTGCTCGTCACTGGCAAGGTCAGGGATTGTGCGCTTCAAACGTTCGAGGACGCGACCGGGTTGAAGCTCACCGATGACAACGGCATCAAGGACGAGTTGCCGCCAATCACTACCTTCCTCAACAGGCTGTTGGCGCTGACTATCGATCTCCAGAACATCCTGTTTACGGCGTTCGAGCAGTTGCTGACCGCGCGGATCGAGGGCGCAATCGCGTCCGGCACCTATGATGTCGGACTGGAGACGTTGACGGCCGAGAGCTTCGTCGTCGCAGGCCGGCGGACAATTTACACCCATCCCGGCACCTCTGCGGAGACGCGCCTGCTGACCATCACCCAGCGCGAACGTAACCGGCCGGTCACGCTCGATGAGGCGTTGAAGCGCCTCTCCGACCCCCGCGGGGTTCTTCTGATCAACAGCCAGTCGGGCCGCGCCGCCGTGCAAGTCCCGGCCCGCAGTCTGATGCTCGACGACGGCGAAGTCGAACGCCGGGTCCGCCTCATCCGCCCAATGGAACATCCCAATATACCGTTGGCTATGATGCCGCAGACGCACTGGCGGGAGGTCGACCGCGCCACTTTCGCCCGTGCCTGGGAGGCCGAAGTCGCTGAGGTTCCGGAGTTCACGGACAGCGAGATCCACATCGTCGCGGGTTTACTGTTGCCGATCTGGAAGCGTCTGCCCAACGAGTCGACCAGGGTCTATCGGCTGCAGACCGACGCTGGCGAGCGCATCATCGGCCGCAAGGTCTCACCCGCGTGGGTCGCCAGTGCGCTGGAAACCGGAACGTCGAATCTTTCCCCCGACGCCGCCTTCACTGCGTTGATCGATGGCAAGACCGTGCTCGATCTCGCCGAGGGTCTCCAGGTCAGGCGCGTCCGCGTGATGGGTGCGAACCGGATCGAATTAACCGGTTTCACCGACACGATGCGGGATCGGCTGCGGGCTTACGGCGTGTTCGGCGAGATCATTTCGTGGAAGCTCCGTTTCTTCGTCCCAGTCGACGCAACCGGTCCGGCGATCCTCGCCAAGGTTCTGGAACGCTATCCAATTGCGCGCATCGCCGACCGCGCGGTGGCTTGA